In one Silene latifolia isolate original U9 population chromosome 10, ASM4854445v1, whole genome shotgun sequence genomic region, the following are encoded:
- the LOC141605686 gene encoding uncharacterized protein LOC141605686 isoform X2, with translation MKESFKGHGHDNDVDDDNVDGGLEINLDDHAAPGKEGITSQHETNISERASNGDHSSVSDLGTNQAFDLTTKNYVPAQEETLGWSRTNKPTPLGSENQPNEPINTPVIAQSTGSQSTGGFGVARKPKLGGFLEKDHHVEDVHPAKYQAQVNDATSEGYGSTTAQDIEFEQGGETPRQHEGNLDEGATIEGVSHTPESKPVEYQTFDTTTSIYIPGEVETLGRSRTDTGGSKLSQEQLDSPTNTPVLDRRGHYHTGVPEIGEMEKFAKHEDRPSILEKDPHASRDVGEKLHAENYQTELTDPTGRGAEEIEGTPILHELGKMNIHEESTQKLDLNTGQQEDQYISIGNHDQFSPEAVTKPQLDATIPTSQRFHEEEEQKPESYNDNVSRETPTNELGKMNIHDESTQKLDPNMKTGLQEHQNISAGNHDQFSPDAVTKPQFDAIIPNSQEFHDVEKQTPQSYNDKIHHDSSTNADSTVSFDQEPDQDSLDKKPVAGGYRETVSSISSSITNTVALAKDAVASKLGYGETEEQSGPEYQVVSTDSSSDKRVLVKEDNALSSKVINDALPVHKANEETPIDEATKVVKEERETELNEEKVVVKGRVTESEEVANRLGKAEDTDYDDAGPGLASPGKSVMDRLKDAAGSWFNKSGGEPHVEPRVELGDHIEEGNDRTQASTIKETVD, from the exons ATGAAGGAGAGTTTCAAGGGTCATGGTCATGATAATGATGTGGATGATGATAATGTAGATGGTGGCCTTGAAATCAACCTTGATGACCATGCTGCTCCTG GCAAAGAGGGAATCACAAGCCAGCATGAAACAAACATCAGTGAAAGAGCTTCTAACGGAGATCACTCCTCAGTTAGCGATCTCGGTACTAATCAGGCCTTTGATCTTACAACAAAAAACTATGTACCTGCTCAAGAGGAGACATTGGGTTGGTCCAGGACCAATAAACCAACTCCCCTAGGATCCGAAAATCAGCCCAATGAGCCAATCAACACGCCTGTTATTGCTCAGTCAACTGGAAGTCAAAGTACTGGAGGTTTTGGAGTTGCGCGTAAGCCAAAGCTTGGAGGCTTTCTCGAGAAAGATCATCATGTGGAAGATGTTCATCCTGCAAAGTATCAGGCCCAAGTCAATGACGCAACATCAGAAG GCTATGGTTCTACGACAGCTCAAGACATTGAATTTGAACAAGGCGGAGAAACTCCAAGGCAGCATGAGGGTAATTTGGACGAAGGAGCTACAATAGAGGGAGTGTCTCATACTCCTGAAAGCAAGCCTGTTGAATACCAAACTTTTGACACTACCACCTCAATATATATTCCTGGGGAGGTTGAGACATTGGGCAGGTCAAGGACCGACACTGGAGGGTCGAAGTTATCCCAAGAGCAACTTGACAGTCCTACAAACACTCCTGTCCTAGATCGCCGAGGACATTATCATACAGGAGTTCCCGAGATTGGGGAAATGGAAAAATTTGCGAAGCATGAGGACAGACCATCAATCCTGGAGAAAGATCCTCATGCTTCAAGAGATGTTGGAGAAAAACTACATGCTGAAAACTATCAGACCGAACTCACTGATCCGACTGGCAGAG GCGCTGAAGAAATAGAGGGGACACCCATCCTACATGAGCTAGGAAAGATGAATATTCACGAGGAATCAACCCAAAAACTTGACCTGAACACGGGGCAACAAGAGGACCAATACATATCTATTGGAAACCATGATCAGTTCTCTCCAGAGGCAGTTACTAAACCTCAACTTGATGCCACCATACCAACCAGCCAGAGATTTCACGAGGAGGAAGAACAGAAACCCGAGAGCTACAATGATAACGTATCCCGTGAGACCCCAACAAATGAGCTAGGAAAGATGAATATTCACGACGAatcaacccaaaaactagatcCAAATATGAAGACAGGGCTACAAGAGCACCAAAACATATCTGCTGGAAATCATGATCAGTTCTCCCCAGACGCAGTCACTAAACCTCAATTTGATGCCATCATACCAAACAGTCAGGAATTTCATGACGTAGAAAAACAGACACCCCAGAGCTACAATGATAAAATACACCATGATAGCTCAACAAATGCTGACTCGACTGTATCATTTGACCAAGAACCTGACCAAGATTCACTCGACAAAAAGCCAGTGGCCGGTGGATACCGAGAAACAGTATCAAGCATCTCAAGTTCAATAACAAACACTGTAGCGCTTGCCAAAGATGCTGTCGCCTCAAAGTTAGGCTATGGTGAGACTGAGGAACAATCAGGACCTGAATATCAAGTTGTGTCTACTGACAGTTCCTCTGATAAGCGGGTGTTGGTGAAGGAAGACAACGCATTGTCATCAAAGGTCATTAATGACGCTTTACCTGTACACAAGGCCAATGAGGAGACTCCAATCGATGAAGCGACAAAGGTAGTGAAAGAAGAGCGAGAGACGGAGTTGAATGAAGAGAAGGTGGTGGTGAAAGGGAGAGTGACGGAGTCAGAAGAGGTTGCTAACCGCCTTGGAAAAGCCGAGGACACTGATTACGACGATGCTGGTCCTGGGTTAGCTAGCCCGGGGAAGTCCGTGATGGACAGGCTTAAAGATGCGGCTGGGTCATGGTTCAACAAGAGCGGCGGTGAGCCACATGTCGAGCCACGGGTCGAGTTAGGGGACCATATTGAAGAAG GCAATGACAGAACTCAGGCAAGCACTATCAAGGAGACTGTGGACTAA
- the LOC141605686 gene encoding uncharacterized protein LOC141605686 isoform X1, which translates to MDSPRGNIEDPQNVALHHSGGGEDEGEHHVEKQSLYKRVKAKAKKMKESFKGHGHDNDVDDDNVDGGLEINLDDHAAPGKEGITSQHETNISERASNGDHSSVSDLGTNQAFDLTTKNYVPAQEETLGWSRTNKPTPLGSENQPNEPINTPVIAQSTGSQSTGGFGVARKPKLGGFLEKDHHVEDVHPAKYQAQVNDATSEGYGSTTAQDIEFEQGGETPRQHEGNLDEGATIEGVSHTPESKPVEYQTFDTTTSIYIPGEVETLGRSRTDTGGSKLSQEQLDSPTNTPVLDRRGHYHTGVPEIGEMEKFAKHEDRPSILEKDPHASRDVGEKLHAENYQTELTDPTGRGAEEIEGTPILHELGKMNIHEESTQKLDLNTGQQEDQYISIGNHDQFSPEAVTKPQLDATIPTSQRFHEEEEQKPESYNDNVSRETPTNELGKMNIHDESTQKLDPNMKTGLQEHQNISAGNHDQFSPDAVTKPQFDAIIPNSQEFHDVEKQTPQSYNDKIHHDSSTNADSTVSFDQEPDQDSLDKKPVAGGYRETVSSISSSITNTVALAKDAVASKLGYGETEEQSGPEYQVVSTDSSSDKRVLVKEDNALSSKVINDALPVHKANEETPIDEATKVVKEERETELNEEKVVVKGRVTESEEVANRLGKAEDTDYDDAGPGLASPGKSVMDRLKDAAGSWFNKSGGEPHVEPRVELGDHIEEGNDRTQASTIKETVD; encoded by the exons ATGGACAGTCCAAGAGGTAACATTGAGGACCCTCAAAATGTTGCCTTGCACCACTCTG GTGGAGGGGAAGATGAAGGTGAACATCATGTGGAGAAACAATCATTATATAAGAGAGTTAAGGCCAAGGCTAAGAAGATGAAGGAGAGTTTCAAGGGTCATGGTCATGATAATGATGTGGATGATGATAATGTAGATGGTGGCCTTGAAATCAACCTTGATGACCATGCTGCTCCTG GCAAAGAGGGAATCACAAGCCAGCATGAAACAAACATCAGTGAAAGAGCTTCTAACGGAGATCACTCCTCAGTTAGCGATCTCGGTACTAATCAGGCCTTTGATCTTACAACAAAAAACTATGTACCTGCTCAAGAGGAGACATTGGGTTGGTCCAGGACCAATAAACCAACTCCCCTAGGATCCGAAAATCAGCCCAATGAGCCAATCAACACGCCTGTTATTGCTCAGTCAACTGGAAGTCAAAGTACTGGAGGTTTTGGAGTTGCGCGTAAGCCAAAGCTTGGAGGCTTTCTCGAGAAAGATCATCATGTGGAAGATGTTCATCCTGCAAAGTATCAGGCCCAAGTCAATGACGCAACATCAGAAG GCTATGGTTCTACGACAGCTCAAGACATTGAATTTGAACAAGGCGGAGAAACTCCAAGGCAGCATGAGGGTAATTTGGACGAAGGAGCTACAATAGAGGGAGTGTCTCATACTCCTGAAAGCAAGCCTGTTGAATACCAAACTTTTGACACTACCACCTCAATATATATTCCTGGGGAGGTTGAGACATTGGGCAGGTCAAGGACCGACACTGGAGGGTCGAAGTTATCCCAAGAGCAACTTGACAGTCCTACAAACACTCCTGTCCTAGATCGCCGAGGACATTATCATACAGGAGTTCCCGAGATTGGGGAAATGGAAAAATTTGCGAAGCATGAGGACAGACCATCAATCCTGGAGAAAGATCCTCATGCTTCAAGAGATGTTGGAGAAAAACTACATGCTGAAAACTATCAGACCGAACTCACTGATCCGACTGGCAGAG GCGCTGAAGAAATAGAGGGGACACCCATCCTACATGAGCTAGGAAAGATGAATATTCACGAGGAATCAACCCAAAAACTTGACCTGAACACGGGGCAACAAGAGGACCAATACATATCTATTGGAAACCATGATCAGTTCTCTCCAGAGGCAGTTACTAAACCTCAACTTGATGCCACCATACCAACCAGCCAGAGATTTCACGAGGAGGAAGAACAGAAACCCGAGAGCTACAATGATAACGTATCCCGTGAGACCCCAACAAATGAGCTAGGAAAGATGAATATTCACGACGAatcaacccaaaaactagatcCAAATATGAAGACAGGGCTACAAGAGCACCAAAACATATCTGCTGGAAATCATGATCAGTTCTCCCCAGACGCAGTCACTAAACCTCAATTTGATGCCATCATACCAAACAGTCAGGAATTTCATGACGTAGAAAAACAGACACCCCAGAGCTACAATGATAAAATACACCATGATAGCTCAACAAATGCTGACTCGACTGTATCATTTGACCAAGAACCTGACCAAGATTCACTCGACAAAAAGCCAGTGGCCGGTGGATACCGAGAAACAGTATCAAGCATCTCAAGTTCAATAACAAACACTGTAGCGCTTGCCAAAGATGCTGTCGCCTCAAAGTTAGGCTATGGTGAGACTGAGGAACAATCAGGACCTGAATATCAAGTTGTGTCTACTGACAGTTCCTCTGATAAGCGGGTGTTGGTGAAGGAAGACAACGCATTGTCATCAAAGGTCATTAATGACGCTTTACCTGTACACAAGGCCAATGAGGAGACTCCAATCGATGAAGCGACAAAGGTAGTGAAAGAAGAGCGAGAGACGGAGTTGAATGAAGAGAAGGTGGTGGTGAAAGGGAGAGTGACGGAGTCAGAAGAGGTTGCTAACCGCCTTGGAAAAGCCGAGGACACTGATTACGACGATGCTGGTCCTGGGTTAGCTAGCCCGGGGAAGTCCGTGATGGACAGGCTTAAAGATGCGGCTGGGTCATGGTTCAACAAGAGCGGCGGTGAGCCACATGTCGAGCCACGGGTCGAGTTAGGGGACCATATTGAAGAAG GCAATGACAGAACTCAGGCAAGCACTATCAAGGAGACTGTGGACTAA